The following proteins are encoded in a genomic region of Phragmites australis chromosome 9, lpPhrAust1.1, whole genome shotgun sequence:
- the LOC133929814 gene encoding protein GL2-INTERACTING REPRESSOR 1-like: MSRNNGKVSKLQELRLSLSRSRGGGGPSMTPGGGSPRRLSSSSSSIASPPSSCVSSEGSPEAGVVVGAPSMILAGCPRCMMYVMLSREDPRCPKCHSTVLLDFNDAADPRHAGAGGKSKGRRG, translated from the coding sequence ATGAGCAGGAACAATGGCAAGGTGTCCAAGCTGCAGGAGCTGCGGCTGAGCCTGTCACGCTCGCGCGGGGGCGGGGGCCCGTCGATGACACCGGGCGGCGGCTCGCCGAGGAGGctctcctcgtcgtcctcgtcgaTCGCGTCGCCGCCCAGCTCGTGCGTGTCGTCGGAGGGGAGCCCGGAGGCGGGCGTCGTCGTCGGCGCGCCATCCATGATCCTGGCGGGGTGCCCCCGGTGCATGATGTACGTGATGCTGTCGCGGGAGGACCCCCGATGCCCCAAGTGCCACAGCACCGTCCTCCTCGACTTCAACGACGCCGCCGACCCGCGccacgccggcgccggcggcaagAGCAAGGGCAGGCGCGGCTGA